Genomic window (Rosa chinensis cultivar Old Blush chromosome 6, RchiOBHm-V2, whole genome shotgun sequence):
ACTTTTCTTAGATACTTCCTATCTTTATTTATATACAAAAGAGTTCCTAAATTAAAATTCAAGCTCTTGGAAAGCtccacttttcttttttttccttttcatgaaTAAATACGAGGCCACCAAATTATCAATACAACCACATTACTGTAATTAACCAACAAAACCTGCCTCATTAAATATGAGACTTTAATTTAGTAGCTTGTTATAATTCAATGATTTCTCCAAAGATGCTAGagattttaataaaaataaatagtgaACACTTGCACTATCAAAATGTTTTTTTGGCTTTCatcgaaaaaaaataataattcaccTTTGCTTTTCTAATttcccagaaaaaaaaattcaatgattTATCCAAAGATGCAATTTAGTGAATTTACCTTAGTCTTTCtaatttcctaaaaaaaaaagagagagaaaaaaaaagaaccgcAGTGAAATTTTTTGTCGTTTCAGGTATCTCTTAAACGCTGCCTGATGTTGTCGTTCATCATAACCAAGTCCAAGTGTCGTGAGTAAATTTACCAAAATACCCATGTAGAAATAAAGGGGTGGGGGAGATAGCGCGTGCGCTTAACTTCGCGTTCACGGCGGAACTCGCACAGTCCGCCACTGACCAGGACCCGAATCCACGTCATCACTGCCGGACCCCACACTCTCAAAATGTTTTTGAAAACCGAAATGCACGACAAATTCATCCCAAATGTCGTCCAAAACGAAATCCAAATTACAGATCCCGCCTCGAGGAAACGTCTTTCCCTCCATCAGACGCCCCCACATGGCGCCACGTGCACTCACTTTTGCATCGGAGCCGTCCGTGCCAGATAGTACGGTCAGCTTCCCGGTCAGGAAGGAAACTGGAGGGAGCCGTCGGATGGAGAGCGGACGGCTGAGAAGGTGCCCGAAACGTCCCCGGGTAGATCTGGCCGCCTTTAAGAAGCGGCCCTAGGCCTCCTCTCGTTCCTCGCTCAGATTAGGGTAAAATCCCCAAACCCTAACCTCTACACATTTctgcgtctctctctctctcgtcccgTCCCAATCATTGACGGCGCGTGGGATCCATTTGTGGCGCGTGGGGGTCACGCCCGAGCTGATTCATGGTGCCTGGTGCTCCGCCTGCATTGAGAATCCTTAGCCGGAGCTCAACTGGAACCCTAGACGGAGCTTTGAATTCTGTACAGTTATGGCGTCCGCCGTCTTAGCGAATCGGAACGAACCCAATTGGCCACAGCAGCCCAGAGGCGGCGGCGGAGGCGGAGGATTCATGGGAAAAGTCCCTTTCTCAAACCCAAACCGTAACAATCCTAACCCTAAGACCAAATTCCAAGCTCATCATCATCAGCATCATGCCGCCGATTTCAATGACGAGTCACCCGCCGTGACCCAGACGGCGTCCGACGACGCTTCGTCGATCAACCACCATCGGCGATCAAACACAACGAACACCGCCGCTGCTGATTTCAACCTCATTCAGTCCCAATACGTCAGCTTCAACATCGCAACCTATTCCAGAAAAGAGCTTGTGGAGCTCAAGAATCGCCTTCTCTCTGAGCTCGACCAGATTCGTGTGCTCAAGAATCGAATCGAAGCCGGCGACTTCAATCCCAGGCCGGCCCAGCCCAAAAAGCCCAACACCACCAAGAAGATTGCCGGCTCGAAGCGGCCCTTGCCGATCGCCCCCGGCAAGGATTCGAATTCCAATTTGAAGCGATCGCATTCGGAGAATGTCAATTTGATGAAGAATTGTGGGCAGATTTTGTCCAAGCTGATGAAGCACAAGCACGCCTGGATCTTCAAAAAGCCGGTTGATGTGGTGACACTGAAGCTTCATGATTACTATGATATAATCAAGCACCCCATGGATCTGGGCACTGTCAAAATGAATCTATCCAAGAATTTGTATTCGACGCCATTGGAATTCGCTGCTGATGTGCGATTGACCTTTGAAAATGCCATGCGGTATAATCCCCGAGGCCATGATGTCTACAACTACGCCAATCAGCTTCGCTCTTTGTTTGAGGAGCTCTTCCAGCCCCTGATTGACAAATTGGGGGATGGGTTTGGTGGGGATCGAGGAGCTTCCGATGAGGAGGAATTGCAGGCCAGTTCTTGGAACCATGTTGAGCCTGAGAggcatcctcctcctccgcccAGGAGGGAAGACCCAATGCCCATGAAGATCGATAAGAAGACTGAGGTGGTTCGGCCCCCTCCGGCTCCAACCCCAGTTCCAGTCCCAGCCCCAGTGAGCTCATCAAATCCACCATTAGCTAATTCTCCAGTGAGGACAAGTTCGCAAGTGAAGGGGCCGCCGCAAGTGAAGCCCTTGAAGCAGCCGAAGCCAAAAGCAAAGGACCCAAACAAGAGGGATATGAGCATGGAGGAGAAGCATAAGCTGGGACTTGGGTTGCAGAGCTTGCCTCAGGAGAAAATGGAGCAAGTTGTGCAGATTATTAGGAAGAGGAATGGGCATTTAAAGCAGGATGGGGATGAGATTGAGCTTGACATTGAGGCTGTAGATACAGAAACCCTTTGGGAGCTTGATCGGCTTGTTACAAATTATAAAAAGATGGTTAGCAAGATTAAGCGTCAAGCACTGATGGGCAACAACAGCAATAGCAACATTGCTTCGAACAGAGGAGGTCAAGAGGTAAATTAGCTGTTCCATTAATTTCCAAGTTGACTTGTAATGGCATTGTGCTTAACATGCAATTTGTACTTATTGGGTGTGCCTATGATTTTGTTCATGCAGGAATTGCCTGCGAGTGAGAAAATTGATGTCTCAGCGGCAGAGCCGAAGAGGCCAAAGAAAGGGGAAGTGGGAGATGAAGATGTGGATATTGGTGATGACATGCCAATGAGCAGCTTTCCTCCGGTTGAGATTGAGAAAGATGTTGGGGGCAATGCCAGTAGTGATAATAGTTCAAGCAGCTCCGGCAGTTCAAGCAGTGGCTCCTCCTCATCAAGCGGTATAAGCACATAACTGAACTTTTGAATTGACTTCAAAGAAGTTTATTTTTGGTTCTGAATAGGCAAAACCAAAACCGTAAGAGAAATGCTTAAATGTGTGTTTGGTTGGGATGTTTGCAGATTCAGATTCTGGCAGTTCTTCAGGGAGTGACTCGGATGATGATAACGCGCAGTCCTAGACTCCTTTGTGCATTGCAATTGCAGCCTTGAAGAAGTGCTTTTACGGAAAGACCCATGTGGGAAGCTGgctgaagagaagagaagaactCCTTGGATGCATGCTTTCTATGTGGGGAAAGGCATTAAATGGTTTTCTGGATTGTGATGATGAGGTATGTATGAATGCATTTGGCTTCTGTCAATTTCTGTTCTGCTACCGATTAGATTGAATAGAAGATTATGGTGGATGTGGGCTGAGGTTTTCTGTCGACTGTGTTGCAGGTTGGAGAAGGGTCTCCGATCAGAACCGAGCAGAAATTTTAGTTTGTGAAGTTGTGTGGGCATTGGTTGTTTTGCTTGGAGGTGTAAAGAACTatgaaatgaacaaaaaaaattgttgtaggTTCGTAGGGGGTAAAATGTAGTGAAACAGTGTAGTGGAAAGCAGAGAGAGTAGTGAGAGGAGAGAAGATTAGAGAGATTGGAAACACTTTGTACACATTACCAAGAGATCAGCAGCAGCTAAGCTAGTACATAAATTTCCCCAAATTCCCTATGCTTGTgtcttgttttgtttatttctttctgCTTCTTAGTTACTTGATTGAAGAAGCACAGCACCACCAAGCTGGCCTTTTAATAGCTAAAAAAACTCGACTTTGTTTTCCCGTACCTTTAAACATAGAGATTCTATGCTTCGGTTAACCATCTTTTCAAGCAACTTGTTCGTGTTGGAAAGTGTAACGTATAAGCAAAAACCCAATTGGTAAGAAACAGACAAATAAAATGCCAGGAAACGAGTGAAGGAAATTATCACTCCCCAGGATCATGAGCTGGAGTGTCAAATTCCCATTACCACAAGGGCAAGATCAAGTTTCTGGTTTGCATATGCACAAATCTCTCGAAGTAGGTGATGTTGCTATCACAAAAAGTTCCGAGTTAATATAAGACAGTAGATGGTCCAGAAGAAGCTGCTGATGAGCGACTACAGAGCATTAGTTTTGAACCTTGATGCTTACACATCCACGTGTTAATGTTGTGTTCTATTGAATCTATTGTCGTAGTAATATATACGTATTTATGCACAAAGGAATATGGAAAAGAACAAACATTATGGATATTTCCTTTTCGATTTGACGTATGTATGTGAAGGATTTGAATGGCAGATATCGTTAACTAGAATTTGTTTCATTTGCTAATAGATCTATAGTTCATGAATACACCACTTATAAACTTCATCCACATCAGTTTGGACATATGTACTGTCATGAATCATGATGATGAGTGTCGTTGGTTTTCTCACTCTTAAAAGATCGTACTTCTTCGACAAAATCATTTAAAATATATCAAATAAATTAACAAAACTCACAAGGAAATGTTGCAAAAAGTGGTGAGTATGTATCTGCTGCAATCGGATTACTTACGTTATCTTTTGCAGACTACTAGTTAAAACATTCAGAAAATAAACACAAATAGGAGAAAATTTGAACTTGTCCAAATTGATTTTGACGATTAGGCCGGAATATTCACATATTGAAAGCCTATTTAGACGGCACATTTACACGAACATACGAGGATACAAGGTCTGTACCAGCCTCGTTCATTATAAACTCCACCCCAACATTTGAATACCCATAGAAATTTGACGCCTTACCAAACGCTCTTTTGATAACTGACGTCACCATCGAACTTTCGAAAATGTGTCCCATCACATACCCTGAGCATGGAGGGAAGACAATTCTATACTTCTATACACAACGAAAGGTCAAATTCTGTTCCTTTTTTTAGTGGCAACATTGTTCCCAATTGGTCATTTGATAGTTCATAATAATCAGGACCCAAGAAGACGTCAAAGATGTGATGTGCACAAAAGAGACCCATCCACCAGTTCATCCATGAACTTGAAAAGTTTTTCTAAATAACACGAGTACTATGGGATAAGAAAATGCAAAAGCTGCTCTGAATGTGTCATGAAAATCAACAGAATACATGACAATAACAGTTATAGAATACATGACAATAACAGTTATAGGCCGCGTTTGGTAGAGTAGACAAGATTAGATTTAAGATTTCAAATTGGATTAAACTAGATTAGATTAGATAGGAGATGCTAACTCCAAACCAATCTTGCGTTTATGTAGTAAGATTGGGAACTGGATaagattctttttatttttttttgaaaaaaatttgaagcacgACGATGACAATTTCAGAATCAACAGATGTTACAGTTAATTCACTTCGACAATTCTAGACAAAAATTGAACAGATCTGGATCATGATTATGCAGTCATTCACAGCGGCACTTGGGGAGGTACTGTTGGTGGCGCTCATGGAGGTGGTGACGACGGCGATCAAGGCGGTGGTGGCGGAATATGATCGAACATCTATGAATCGATTAATTCCAAGAGAGATTTACCTGAGAGACACAGGAGGTCAAATGGCCGCAGAGGGCCAGAGAATTGTGACGAAGCATAGGAAGGTGAAGTTCGCAGAGGAAGAGAGAAGTTCTAAGTTGTCAATGAGGCTGAAAGACGAAGAAATAAATAGCAGGATTTAATTTATCACAccatttcaacaaaaaattttATCCATGTCTGATTGGATATAAAATTTCCGATCCTAACACATCTGGCCATCCAAACGTCTCAAATGATCTGATTGGGTATGTCGTTTTCTGTCCAATCCTTATATGAGGCAAAACAAACGCGACCGTAGAGTTCAGGTGCTTTCCAGTGCTGTTACtttaaataaagagagagaaatttcaATGTCCCATTCCACTGTCATCAACTCTTTCCGTCTCTGACAACTCAACTTATAAAAGTGACTACATAATGAAATCAGATAATACAATCTAAATTGAAATGTGCTTCCACCGACCAAGAGTCTTCAACGAAAAATTCTATCAAGTTATAACACGTACCTTCTACAGAAAGGTGAAGTCAAAAAAGGGGTTTGCTATTAGCACAAACTTTCCAGTATTGTTCAGGGATGAAAAGAAGCTTCTCTAGAACCACTCTTGATAATCAGCTAAATTTACTCTTTCACCTGTATCTTCTTCAAGTTCTTAAACTGATCACCAAGTTGTGATTCACACTTGGCGTGAGCATCTGGAGCTAAATTCTTGAGAAAAGACTTGCTCAGCTTAAGGGTTGCTATCATCTGAAAGATCTTCCCGCAAAACTTCCGTACTTCAGCTCGTCTTGACTGCTTTTCTGGCATATTTGTAAGCAATTGCTCTATCAACTGACACAGTTTTTGCAGATGGcttttcataattttcttcaaAGCTTCCTGGCCGCTTCCATCAGATAAGCCCGGGGACTTCAATATTTCACTCACCATATCAAGTGCTTCTACTCGCCGAAAGTCTGACTTTGAACTTCCGCATTTCTCCAAAAGGAAGCCAAAGAGATAACGCCCTATCCAAGGCCTTCTTCTAaatatttctttcaaaaattcaGATTTGATTTGGGACTTCTTACTACTGAAATATTCTACCAGAACACCCTGGAAAATATCAAAAACTCTCTGCAGCTCAGACTCTGGAAAATTTCTTGCATCAATGATCTTCAGAATCCAGAAGGTAGAACTCTGTGCAAGGGAAGCAATCATTTTCTGTCGGTTCCAGGAGGCTGACTGCTTCTTCTTTGACGGGTTGGC
Coding sequences:
- the LOC112169597 gene encoding transcription factor GTE7, producing the protein MASAVLANRNEPNWPQQPRGGGGGGGFMGKVPFSNPNRNNPNPKTKFQAHHHQHHAADFNDESPAVTQTASDDASSINHHRRSNTTNTAAADFNLIQSQYVSFNIATYSRKELVELKNRLLSELDQIRVLKNRIEAGDFNPRPAQPKKPNTTKKIAGSKRPLPIAPGKDSNSNLKRSHSENVNLMKNCGQILSKLMKHKHAWIFKKPVDVVTLKLHDYYDIIKHPMDLGTVKMNLSKNLYSTPLEFAADVRLTFENAMRYNPRGHDVYNYANQLRSLFEELFQPLIDKLGDGFGGDRGASDEEELQASSWNHVEPERHPPPPPRREDPMPMKIDKKTEVVRPPPAPTPVPVPAPVSSSNPPLANSPVRTSSQVKGPPQVKPLKQPKPKAKDPNKRDMSMEEKHKLGLGLQSLPQEKMEQVVQIIRKRNGHLKQDGDEIELDIEAVDTETLWELDRLVTNYKKMVSKIKRQALMGNNSNSNIASNRGGQEELPASEKIDVSAAEPKRPKKGEVGDEDVDIGDDMPMSSFPPVEIEKDVGGNASSDNSSSSSGSSSSGSSSSSDSDSGSSSGSDSDDDNAQS